The genomic region TACCTGCCGGAAATGGTGAGGGTGCTGCGTAGTTACGGCTTGCCCGACGACCTGGTTTACCTGGCCTTTGCGGAAAGCGAGTTTTCCAAGAAGGGCAAGGGACCCTGGCAGTTTAACCTTGATACGGCGCGCCGATTCGGCTTGCACGTGGATTCGTACGTCGATGAGCGGCGCGACCCGGTGCTTTCGACCAAGGCCGCGGCGGAGTACCTCGCGACGTTGCACGACGCCGCTGGCGACGACTGGCCGATGACGGTGGTGGGATGGAACAACGGGGACCAGTCGATCGATCGGTACTGGTCGTTGCGAGGCCCGAACTTCGAGAAATTCGGTAATCGGCTGCCGCGGCGCACCAAGATGCTACTGGGCCGGTTCATGGCGGTTACCTATATAGCCCGGCACGCGGAAAGCTACGGTATCACGACCATCAAGCTCGACGTGCCGCCGCCGTATCAGACGCTGCGAGTTCACGGCGGCACTGCGCTCAGCCGAATTGCGCTGGATCACGGCACCACGCTGAAGCGCATCCATGAGCTAAATCCGGCGTTGCTGCGGGACGTAGTTCCTGCCTACGGGCGCAGCTACAGCGTCCGGATTCCGATCGAGCAGCGCGCCAGTTCGGGACTCGCCACGCACTTCTAGATTCCTCAATTAGATTCGGCAAATTTGGTTTGGTTTCACGAAGTACGACCGAAACATCGGCGGCTGAAAACGTCGCTTGAGCGGGAACGAATCGAAGATGAATGGATTTCGCGTCCAAAGCGCGAATAAATTGCGCTTGGCTGCTGAATGATGATCTGGCATCATCGAGTCGTCGCAAATTGTCTTTGAGCAAATTCTACTAGATTCACATCGAAATGGGGCATTCAGAGGTTTCGTTCCTTCGCGAGTCTCAAAACCAAGCCCGAAAACGATGGTTGCACGCTGGCGCGATTACTCCGGACGGCGGGGCGGAGCACGTTCCAAGGCAGCGCGCCCAGGGTTAGCAACGCAATTTATACATCGCTTCTAGTCTCCAGATGGACTGATGCTTCTTCGCAAGGTACGTCGATGGTCTTTCTCGTGAATGGACGCTGGAGGGGTGGGAGAACTGATGGATATCGAGCGAGTAGTCGCGCATTCGAGGGGTGGTCTGGGGGCACGGCAGAAACGGAAGATCGCCACTAAAATTGCAACGGCAGTTGGCGCGGCGATCTTGTGGGCGGTCGCACTGGCAGGATGCAACAGCGGCGGAGGAGGCGCGGTGAGCCCGGCGGGCCAAGCCGGGGTCCGCGACGAATTCGAGCATCATCGCGGTCGATTGCATCACGCAAAGGGCGTATGTGCCGCTGCCCGGCCTGAACGACAATCTGCACGGACAAGTCGCAGTGCTCGATTTGAGCGTCGATCCCGACCAGGCCAACCCGCTGATTACGATCATCGATATCGGACAAATCGCGTTGCCGCGAGCGGCGGCGGTGCATCTTGAAAGCGGTACCGTGCTGGTGCTGGTGGACAACGTGCTCGATACGGGCGTGCTGCTGCTGATCAATGAGGCCGACAACTCGCTCAGCGCGATTGCTTTCCCGACCGGCAGCCGTCCCGGCGAAAACTCGGGCGTGGTGGTCGATCCGGAAAACCTGACCGCGCTGATCTCGATGACCGACTCGGTCGATGATTGCACGGCTGGACTCGGCGGATGCACCAGGCGGTGTTCAATCTCACCTCGCGCACATTTGGTCCGCTGATTTTGACGTTGTTCGACGTGGATAGTTTCGCGCTGAACTTTTCGGACAACGTGGCGCTCTTTTCGTCCGATCTGGTTACGCCGCAACTTTTGGCGGTGAACGTACCGAAGGCGGACGTCTGCTCGATTATCGACAAGAACGTGGAGAATCTCAACGCCGATCCGGACGGGATCGCGGTGGATCCGACCACCAATATCTGGGTCGCGGGGAACTTCGAATCGCCACTCGCTTCGGTGATCAATTTTAACGGTTCGACCTTTACTGGCAGCGGCACTCTGACCTGCACGCTGACGGAGGCCGGCACGCCGCCCAATTCGATTAATCACGACACGGGGACTGGCGCATCGGGGATGGCGGGGGTGGCGATCAATCCGCGGACGCATCAGGCGCTCGTGACGGCGGTGGACGGCAATCAGATCGCGCTGCTAAGCCTCCCGAAGAAGACACTGACGCAAATAACGGCCGCGGACGTCAGCAGCGTGAGCGCCACTATCCCGCCGGATCCGGAGGGCACAGACTTCAACGCGGCAGAATTTCCGTACGGTGTCGTAATCGATAGTTGTCAAAATCGGGGCTACGTACTGGACGACAGCCGGAGCTTTCTGGCGCAGGTGGATCTGAAGACTCTCCAGAAGCATCCCGAGGTGATCGGCACGGCGCTGCCTGCGGGCACCTGCGCCGGCGTATCCACCTCGTTCCAATGTGACAACGGCAACGGAGTGCGATTCTATCCGCTACCCGGGGCGTCGAGCAGTTCATCGATTCCGCTGCCAGCACAGTTTTCCGATGAACCTTACAAGCGCCGGAAGAGCGCGAAGTATCGAAACTAACAAGTCAAATTTGATCGTCCATCTTTTCGGATGAGGGCAGCTTCGATGACCAAACCTAGTTTCACGAAAGGATCAGAAGTGCCGGGTATTTCCAGCGAAGGAAGGCAATTGCCGCGGCGCCTGTCGTTCAGAGCGTCGCTTGTCTGGCTTAGCCTGCTCGCGATGCTACTGGTCCCGCTGAACGTTATGAGTGGCAGCCGCCTTCCCGGCGAACGTCGCGCGCATCATGGCGCTCGCCATCACCACCGTGGTCGTGATGGAGTACCGACTGACCCTCCCCCGCGGACAGGTCGTTTAGCAGCGGCAGAATGCGAGGTGCCCTCCGGATTGGCAAAGCTGTCCAAGTGTATCGGCAGCGATACGGCCAAAACGGTGATAATCGGGGGCGCAACTGGAACGGGAGACTGCGCCGGCAGCGGCGTCACTGCCTATGTAGATCAGGCGGCGATGACGATGGGGCGGATCACGATTAACGCTGGCAGCGCACTCAAGGTGTTCGATCGGACAGCGCAATTGCCTGTGAAAGTCCATACTACCGGTATGGATGTGTTCGGCACCTTTGAAGTTGGTAACCCGGTGTGCCCGATCGGCACCATCAATCCTGCGACGGTGGTGAAGTTTACCTTCAAAGGACCTAAAGATCCCACCTGCACCAACAACAGTTGTCCCGGCTATACCAAGGGAATCCAGGTCGAGAAGGGCGGTACGCTTCGGATGTTTGGGGCGAAAGGAGCGCCTGCCAAAGGTGTGAGTTGGACCAATCTCGCAGACGCGGCAGGTCCGATAACCTACGACGCGGCCCACAACGTCAAGCGCCCGGCGAAATCACCCACCCAGATCGTGGTGGCTGACGACGTAACAGTGAAACCGAACGCATGGCAGGCGAACGATGTGATAGCGGTCGCAGGCACTGGCTTCAGTCCGTTCGAGACCGAGTTCGTAACTATTCTGAGCTTCGGCGCACTGACGGCGGCAGGCCGGATCGTTAACCTTTCACCATTCACGCCGCTCAAGTTCTACCATTTCGGTTCGTTGCCGCCGACCAAGGGGACAGTCAGCACCTGCAAGGACAAGAATGGCGCGCTGGTTCCGGCTTCTTTTTGCGACAAGGAGGATAGGAACTTTGGCGTTGACGAGCGAGCCGAAGTGGCGCTTATCAGCCGCAACATCAAGCTAAACTCGGACACGCCGGCCGCGGGAATTGACAATCATTGGGGCGGAGAAACGCGGTTCATCGCGGGCTTTGCGGAGGTATCGATCCAGGGAGTCGAAATCGAGAAGTTTGGCAAGGAAAAGCTTGGGAGCTATCCTTTGCATTTCCATATGGATGGCGACGTGGTGAAGAGCGGATCGAAGGTGCTGCTCAACGCGAATAGCATCCATCATAGCTACAACAAGTGCATCACCGTACATTCGACCCAGAATCTGACTATCACGAATAACGTGTGCGCGCGGATCGTCGGGCACATCTTCTACGAGGAAATCGGCGACGAGGATAACATCACGTTCACCCACAATTTGGGCCTGGGCGCGATGAGCAATTCGTTCGACATCAACGACTCCTTCAACGCGACCGATAACACCGGATACAAGAGGGACGGCCTGATCAAGGCTTACTGGTGGCCGGGCGACTACCTGGTCGATCCACTCAACCTGGCTACCAACAAACTGCCGTTCGATGCGTTCAAGATTCGCGACACCGACGATCCGTCGAATGGGACGGCGGGCCAATGCTTCAAGTTTGGCGATCCGAACGGTGCCGATAACGGCTCCTTTCTTCCAGCTGACCCATCGACCCCTCCATGTAAATCGACAGACTACTACCTCGAGCCCCCATCAGGATTCTGGATTGTCAATCCGAGTGCCAAGCTGAGTGCCAATTCGATAGGTGGGTGCCAGGGAGAAGGCAAGGGCTACTGGTACGTGCCACCTTCGAGAGGACCCTTGGGCAGCAAGAAATTCATCCCGGTCGGCACCTACGCCGGCTTAGGCGATCCGCACGGAGAATTCACCGACAATCGCGTTCACGGCTGCGATTCCGGACTCTACAGCGGTGACCAGCAGGATATCACAGCGGAAGCGCTGCAGCCCTATCAGAACGGAGTAAAGTCGTCGACCAGCCATCCGGTGGTCGGAGAATTCACCGGAATCGTAGCGACGCGTAACCGCAATCGGGGGCTTTGGTTGCGACCTAATTTCTACACCGTAAGGGATGCCCGGCTCGCGACTAATCGGGATAGCGTGTCGCTGGTGACTTCCGGAGGCCCTGACGGCAACTATCCCGGAATCTATTCGCTGTTTAAAGATGCGGTAGTAGTAGGAGTCAGCCAGAATAACGTCGATCGTTTTGGACCATGCCCGGGCATCAGGAATATTGCCAATTTTTCCCAGGCAGGCGGCGGTAGATTCGGTTGCATCGACAAGACAACCGCCAAGAAAGGCTCGACAGGCACCGGCGGCGACCTAATCGGCAACGGTTACCCCGACAACCGATGGAACCTGGCCGGATACATGATCTATGACGGTCCGGCGCTGATATTCCATGACCGCTTCGTCAATTTCAAAGTCGATCCAACCAATCTGCTGACGACCACCGACGCAGCTTTTCTCAGCACTCCGCCGCCGCCAACTCCTCCGCCTCCTAGCGGAGTGTACGAAGGTGATGCCGCGTTGGGATGGTTTCAGGGCAATCAAAGCTCCTATCCGACCGCGACCGCAAGTAAGGACCTGGTCTGGGACAAGACGGATTTTCGGCATCAGGTATATACTGATCAGGTCAAGATTTCCGGCTTCCTGGATGGCGACAAGAACACTGCAATTATCGATCTCGACGGGACGCTTAGCCGCTACAAGGTCAAGGCAATCAGCGATACGACCTTGGACGGGCACCTGCATCCAATTTCGCTCAACAACCTGGAGCTGAATGCCGCGGGCGGCGATCCCGGCGGTTCAGTTGATGAGTGCCAGGCAACTGGGAAACAGGATGCGAAGCTCGAGGGACGCGCCAGCGCGAACCTGTCGCCAGGAGAAGTAGGAGCGCTCGAA from Candidatus Binatus sp. harbors:
- a CDS encoding transglycosylase SLT domain-containing protein, whose protein sequence is MRTAKFIKGICMVLAASLMLLVGGPISAFADESFTSPTRGLLDPPAPSLTRQSSGFELETPAEQGAAPINRFVLRAPKPVAPFPIQMSRYVKRYLSDYLTAPDALQDSFDRSQPYLPEMVRVLRSYGLPDDLVYLAFAESEFSKKGKGPWQFNLDTARRFGLHVDSYVDERRDPVLSTKAAAEYLATLHDAAGDDWPMTVVGWNNGDQSIDRYWSLRGPNFEKFGNRLPRRTKMLLGRFMAVTYIARHAESYGITTIKLDVPPPYQTLRVHGGTALSRIALDHGTTLKRIHELNPALLRDVVPAYGRSYSVRIPIEQRASSGLATHF
- a CDS encoding G8 domain-containing protein; this encodes MTKPSFTKGSEVPGISSEGRQLPRRLSFRASLVWLSLLAMLLVPLNVMSGSRLPGERRAHHGARHHHRGRDGVPTDPPPRTGRLAAAECEVPSGLAKLSKCIGSDTAKTVIIGGATGTGDCAGSGVTAYVDQAAMTMGRITINAGSALKVFDRTAQLPVKVHTTGMDVFGTFEVGNPVCPIGTINPATVVKFTFKGPKDPTCTNNSCPGYTKGIQVEKGGTLRMFGAKGAPAKGVSWTNLADAAGPITYDAAHNVKRPAKSPTQIVVADDVTVKPNAWQANDVIAVAGTGFSPFETEFVTILSFGALTAAGRIVNLSPFTPLKFYHFGSLPPTKGTVSTCKDKNGALVPASFCDKEDRNFGVDERAEVALISRNIKLNSDTPAAGIDNHWGGETRFIAGFAEVSIQGVEIEKFGKEKLGSYPLHFHMDGDVVKSGSKVLLNANSIHHSYNKCITVHSTQNLTITNNVCARIVGHIFYEEIGDEDNITFTHNLGLGAMSNSFDINDSFNATDNTGYKRDGLIKAYWWPGDYLVDPLNLATNKLPFDAFKIRDTDDPSNGTAGQCFKFGDPNGADNGSFLPADPSTPPCKSTDYYLEPPSGFWIVNPSAKLSANSIGGCQGEGKGYWYVPPSRGPLGSKKFIPVGTYAGLGDPHGEFTDNRVHGCDSGLYSGDQQDITAEALQPYQNGVKSSTSHPVVGEFTGIVATRNRNRGLWLRPNFYTVRDARLATNRDSVSLVTSGGPDGNYPGIYSLFKDAVVVGVSQNNVDRFGPCPGIRNIANFSQAGGGRFGCIDKTTAKKGSTGTGGDLIGNGYPDNRWNLAGYMIYDGPALIFHDRFVNFKVDPTNLLTTTDAAFLSTPPPPTPPPPSGVYEGDAALGWFQGNQSSYPTATASKDLVWDKTDFRHQVYTDQVKISGFLDGDKNTAIIDLDGTLSRYKVKAISDTTLDGHLHPISLNNLELNAAGGDPGGSVDECQATGKQDAKLEGRASANLSPGEVGALEFEALFPNPPAPDAKVDDKRHEQKISFTKDSTEFSGALLQHPVMVLDGRDAQGIWEPKVQSGYGYTVSASAGLPAVVHVGLADVVKPNITEDTPFYVRVGICYQGTGTNAQNGHPKEGALTVTQGYRSWGGGGVDPADQLIRTAYNQLDGQANGLTKTESCFNIDHQNYVKNQTCPSVGVFPLLSDTCPAGADKKDTTRKLCIYSKKTLEEADSTCTNPSCLVSGGKPVLDKYFYDPTTGWLFFNVAQTRANALGPSPLGACTGATTDPYFCPSKTGGESYYVCPAEGCFSYAVTLNDPSWAPAASNCPDPYVAYGTPATPTLDGKLVSVIDSSTVTRVQDAGKDGKFPHYNPAAEPKDCVTP